Proteins from a single region of Hordeum vulgare subsp. vulgare chromosome 6H, MorexV3_pseudomolecules_assembly, whole genome shotgun sequence:
- the LOC123404782 gene encoding APETALA2-like protein 5, with product MDAKADGDSVALLRHVSCVGEDVGAVQSCRGRDAVESTKERKAPLRPVARTVFRRVSKKPTGKCVARIRCPKVGARRYLGGFNTAEEAARAYIASAVKLPGAVGLKKSRAAGEVSFKGQAGGKAAAAAKSRSRASSMPAFHGVRIWDPAQRAKLFLGAFDAAEEADGAFDAEAVKLRGAMAKTNLKRQPTVRKKAATRTDAGTKFRGVHRKPSGKYAAQNRHAGGNSRCLGPFNTAEDAVRAYDAAAVKLHGVKAITNFNNTPMAAAVDDGEESPMDLNDVPEMRGVRAKTNLNKPPLVAGSADDGEESRMDLAHSNFPELPALGLFSGSITADAQLDDMFADLPPLDLQQVGELLKDMDFANMMA from the coding sequence ATGGACGCCAAGGCCGATGGCGACAGCGTCGCGTTGCTCCGGCATGTCTCCTGCGTGGGCGAGGATGTCGGGGCAGTCCAGTCGTGCCGAGGCCGTGATGCGGTGGAGAGCACCAAGGAGAGGAAGGCGCCTCTCAGGCCGGTCGCCCGGACCGTGTTCCGCCGCGTGAGCAAGAAGCCGACCGGCAAGTGTGTGGCGAGGATCAGGTGCCCTAAGGTGGGAGCTCGGAGGTACCTCGGCGGCTTCAACACCGCCGAGGAGGCCGCCAGAGCCTACATCGCGTCGGCGGTCAAGCTGCCCGGCGCGGTCGGCCTGAAGAAGTCACGCGCGGCGGGGGAGGTCAGCTTCAAAGGTCAGGCCGGagggaaggcggcggcggcggctaagTCGAGGTCGAGGGCGAGCTCCATGCCAGCATTCCACGGCGTGCGCATCTGGGACCCGGCGCAGCGAGCGAAGCTGTTTCTCGGCGCCTTCGACGCGGCCGAGGAGGCGGACGGAGCGTTCGACGCGGAGGCCGTCAAGCTGCGTGGCGCCATGGCCAAAACCAACCTGAAGCGGCAGCCCACGGTGAGGAAGAAGGCGGCGACAAGGACGGACGCCGGGACCAAGTTCCGCGGCGTGCACCGGAAGCCCAGCGGCAAGTACGCGGCGCAGAACAGACACGCCGGGGGGAATTCTCGGTGCCTCGGTCCCTTCAACACCGCCGAGGACGCCGTCAGAGCGTACGATGCCGCGGCCGTCAAGCTGCATGGTGTCAAGGCCATAACCAACTTCAACAACACACCCATGGCTGCCGCCGTTGACGATGGCGAGGAGTCGCCCATGGACCTCAACGACGTCCCGGAGATGCGTGGCGTGAGGGCCAAAACCAACCTCAACAAACCACCCCTGGTCGCCGGCTCTGCTGATGACGGCGAGGAGTCGCGCATGGACCTCGCCCACAGCAACTTCCCGGAGCTGCCGGCGCTCGGCCTCTTCTCGGGCAGCATCACCGCAGACGCACAGCTCGACGATATGTTCGCCGACTTGCCGCCGTTGGATTTGCAGCAGGTGGGCGAGCTCCTCAAGGACATGGACTTCGCCAACATGATGGCATGA